The stretch of DNA cacttcaaatcaaacttaggaaatactaaaactttcaaaatgccaacttttcacttTAAGTGCCGAAACGTTCCTGGACtatccgatactcaacctgaacatacgcccaagtccaaaaccatcatacgaacctattggaactttcaaaatcccgattctggggtcgttttactcaaaagttaaacattggtcaactcttccaacttaaagcttctgaattgagaattatccttccaaatcaactccgaacttcccgaaaatcGAAACCGACCACACgtgcaggtcataatacataaagtgaagctactcaagatctcaaaccgccgaacgacacgctagagctcaaaacgaccggtcggatcgttagaCTATTTCTTTCTAAATAAAACCACCTTGAGGTGATTACAATATATCAAACTAATAGAGATTATCCTTTTCAAGAATAAACAATAGTACGCCAAATTGACAGGAAAAGTAAttataaataagaaaataaagtattCTTTTCCTTCTATTTCTTAAATTTTCCCGTCCgtagaaaaaggaaaaggaaggAAATCGCTAGTTCCTCGGTTCATGTGAAAATGTTGAAACCGTTAAAGTAGCTAAGCATATCCCCTAGGCTAACGCTACAAGATGATCACAATTATAGAGATTGTTTTGAAACCTTTTGCCTTGATTTACATGTTATACATATACGTTTCCAGCAAAGCATAGTGAATAAAGTAGACTACTTTGGCATGTAACTCTTCAAGACTGCAGAGCAGATCTAGAGAAGCAGCCAATATATATGAAGTCAAATTGATAAATACTACATAATGAAATACACCATTATCATAACAAACCATCCAGTCATTAATGTTTAGCTTGCaagaaaattacaaaaataagAACATCAACGACAACTAGCAGCACGCGACCTTTAGTCATTATAAGCAACGGAAAAGAGATTCCCCTAGTTGCTAATGAACAAGTTACAAGTGATCTCTCCTTTCCAAGCTAACGATTGCTGCCCATTGCTCGAGAATCATCACACAGACAAACATACTTTTAACTAGCATGACCAGCTTTCTTGAACTTGACATTATACCCCTCCTAACTGCAAGGAGAAGGAACTCATGATAAGCTGTGACTCCAAGACAACATAAGACAATGCAATATATTAAGTGGGTCAGGGATGTCTTTGACTatgtttttaaaataaaaaacagaGCACATAAAATAAAGACAGAATTTTTTAGATGGATTAGTGAGCAACATTTGAGTCTTACCGACGACTATTGACGAGTACAGTGAGGCAATCATTCCCCATGCTCTTTTgctctttttgaatttttttcacaGAATTTTCAGCCGAAGTGCTGCAATTATGCAATTCTATTGACTCCAAGGTATAAATTTCCCCAATGTCTTGAGGGATTTTCTTCAGGGATATGCATTCTTTCAGAACTAGGCATTGCAGTTCTGGAAAGTTAACGCTGCCAGCTTTCCACTGCTCCAGATCTGTCTTATGGATTAGGAGGAACTTAAGTTGATTAAAAATCATTTCATCATTTAATCTCCACCGGCCATCAACAAATCCATTGTCTTTAATTTTAAGCACTTGGAGGTTTGGCAACATTACAATATTCGCCATGTCTTCCCATGGTAAATAAGTACTTTCTAAAGTCAACCTTTTCAGAGATGTAGGCAAAGCAAACTTACTTTGCGGTGGTCGCTCGTAATATCCTCGATAGCAGGTGATCTTCAATGTTTCAAGTTTATTTAAACAAGAAAGGCTATTTAGCTTCTCCGAAGTCATGTTTCCTTTATCACCATAAATTTTCAGCCTCTTTAGATTTGGAATACCAGAAAACAATTTCTCAGTACAGCAAGAAATATTTAGATACGACAGTTGCTCAAGATTTTGTAGCTTGAAACTAGACCCTTCCTTACTTGATGGAACACAAAAATAAGAGATCCTTTTTACCTCAAGATGCCTCAAAATTTTCATCTTCCAGATCTCCACTGGTAAACCAGAATATTGGCCAAAAATCAAGGTCTGCAGATTATAAAGCTCTGACACTGAACTGTGAATGTACTCGTGACAGTTGAATATGTGAAGGTATCTGAGATGTACTAATTTTTTTATCACAAGGGGAAAATAATGAAATGTACAATCAAGGATTGCCAACACTCTTAGAAGTTTGAATTGCCCCAAAAGAGAATCGTTATTCAATCCATAGAAGAAGTGCAAAGTTCTGGTGCTACTAGATGATGATGACTCACATAAATCATCGTCATCATAAATGCGCGAAGAGTAACTGTAGCGACGAACATGAAACTTGTTCGCTGAAGGATTAGTGGCTACCTGAATTCTAGAGACCTGCAGGAACTTCTCATCATTAGCTACTCTTAGAATCAAGTCCCGCACCAGATCATGGACACCAAATGTTTTACACTCACCATCCCATCTCCTGCTTCTAACCATTAACAGATTCCTGCTAACAAGATCATTCAAACAATCTCTTCCCACTGCTTCCAAGCTTTTGAGCCCCTTATTCACTAGAAAACCCTCAGAAATCCATAAGTTGATCAAATTAGTAATGTTAATCTCCCTATCTTCTGGAAACACTCCAATGTAAAGGAAACACGGTCTAAGATGATAAGGTAAGTAATTGTAACTCATTGCAAGCACTCCTAGACATATATCTGATTCATTAACAAGAATGTTACTTACACTTTTGGAAACATCTTCCCAACTTTTGCGTGTTCTATCAATTTTAGAGAGATGTCCCGCAACCACTAGAAGGGCTAAAGGTAGTCCTTGGCAATTTTGTGCTACTTGCTTCCCGATTTCCTCTAGTTCAGGAGGACAAAACTGTTGATCTACCCCAAACACCTTGTCATGTATTAACTTCCAACTTTCGTCTAAATTCAAGAGGTGCATCTCATAAGGAGTGCAGTTTGGGTCAGCATGCATAGCCACTTCATTAAtcctactagtcaaaataattcgactACTATTCTCGTCTTCTGGAAAAGTTCTTGACACTATATCCCAGATGTTGTCACAGCTCCAAATATCATCCATGACAAGGAGATACCTCCGACACTTTAACACTTTGTATATCTTATCCATTAATTGATCACTATTAGTCCCTTGTTTTATCGGGTCAGCTGAAATACGAGAAAGAATATCCAACAATAGATCTCTAATCCGATATTGCTGAGATACTGTCACCCAAACATGGATGTCAAAGCGATGCCTGACTTCAAAATCGTcatatgcttttctagctagtgTTGTTTTGCCAATCCCTCCCATTCCCAGAATTGGGACAATTTCTCGATTAGACGAGGTCCCTATTAATCTTCTCTTGATTTCCATCAAATCGTCCTCAAGACCCACAACAATGTTTTCTGGATTCAGTTTTGCTACACGTCTGGATGATGAATGACCTAGCAAGGAAGCCTCTACTTGCAGTTCGTCATTTGTAGGATCAACATAGCCTTGAACTTCATTTGTACCAAAACTACTTCCCATCACATTCCTCTCCAGAACATCAATCTTTTCTACAAGTGGAGACAAGGTTTTGTGTAATGCCTCTTCTTCCATTGTTTTACGAAGGACTTTACTCTTACCAAACCTACATCCCATGACCCCCCTCTTTAGAGCTTCAATCTTTTCTACAAGTGTTCTCAATGTCTTTGATAATGCCTCTCTTTTCATTGTTTTATATATCTTTAGTTCGATCACATCTTCTACTTCTTCCACTGCTGTTCTAATCTCTCTATCTAATTCTTCAACCTCTCCACAATGTTGCCTTCTCTTGCTAGTGTTCTCAAGAAAGTCTTGGAAATTTTTAAGACTAACACGGAAAGAGTGCAGCATTTTTGTTGTTTCATCATCACTACTTACCCAATGTGGCTTTTGCTGCACGAGTTCCTCCAATGTTTGTGCAAGAGAAATCACAGCAACATAAGCCATATCTATTAATTGATCCTAGATCAAAAGAAAACATCAATTTGGAGAATAAGTAAAGCAAGAGGCAATATAAAGAGTTCTAAGCCCCTCATCAAATGCTTACCTAGATATATTTAGCTGGAAAGAAACAGCTGAATGCTTCTGCAGATTGATTCTAACAAAACCTGCAAAAGTCAAAATCAGCGCTGCAGTGTGTTGCTAAACAGAGAACGTGGGAAACTATAAGATCAGCATATCTcgaaaataaacaagaaataaaACTGAAAGGTGAACTCTATGATTAAGGTAGCTAAACTTGACTTTTTGAAACCTGAGAAAACAAGCTACGTGGGACGTACGGTCTGGAAAGCCACACAGTAGATAACAAATTGAATAGTCTGTTCAAAGTCATTAAAAGGCAATATTAGGACAAACTTTCTCGCAGATCTGAGCCTTAGGGGAGTGAAGTCCGGAAAAGGATATCAaattagggtgtgtttggtatgaaggaaaaaatatttttctagaaaaTGAGTggtttatcacttattttcccttgttttgtgagctaaaaatattttttagtgtttggtcagagagtataaaatatttttaagaaaataattttttatgttacTCTCCTCAACCCAAAATCTCCATGTTTCCTGTACTCGTTTTGTTGGGAAATAAAACTatttcaggaaaagaaaatattttttttacatcatgaaaataaagtactcgttttgttggggattttttttttctatttcagaaaaagaaaatacttaattTGTTTAaatgaatgaaaatattttttttacatcatgaaagAAAGTgctcattttgttaaaatgaaagaaaatattttttctacatcataaaaaaaggtactcgttttgttgaaatgaaaaaaaatatttttaatatatcatgaaaaaaatatactcattttgttaaaaaaaaagtactctatctacaatgaaaaaaaaatactcttaATAATAATTCTATTTAGGGTGGTTGTGGGTGAGGTTGGGTTGGGTGGGGGTGGGATATGATGGGGGTAGGGGTTAGGGTGGGTGGGTAGGGGTGATTCGGGGGTGGGGTGAGTTGGTGAAggttggtggggatggggaataggGTGGAGAATGTtgaaaaagaattttaaaaaatattaaaaaatgagTTCCCGAGGAGAatgttttttaaaatattaaactcaatcaaacatgaaaaaattaaaaaatacttTCCTTCGTATCAAACACACCCAAATGACGAAAAATACGAAAATAGTTTAAAGAGCTACAGTGGGACAGAACTTTTTATGCAAGCCAACTATGTATCAGATCAGGAAGTGACATAAGTCAATTAAGTTGCATCATCTAACAAAAAAATAGGATAAGAAATGAAGGGAAAACAATTTACTATCAGTAACGCCCAGTAGAATTTTGTAAAGTTTTAAGACTTTAAAGTGCGTCAATGACAATTAAAACTGATGTTTTGCATGCTAAAAGAGACTATGGACTAGCACCACAACACATAATAGTTGATTTTATACCATAGGGCTAGAAATATGACAAACGTTTTTTTAGGAGGATACCTAAGTTTTGTATAGGATAAAATCGGTTTATATTAAATACTCGAATAATAGCgtgacacgtggaaccgaagGCAGACGGAAGATGAAGCAAGTGGAAACCAAGACCGAGGACGACAACTTCAGTTGGCACCAGGTAGATTCCGAAGGGAACATAATTGATGGAAGCAAACGAATATTTGTCACCAGATGACATTTGTtgaagaatattcctcagtattaaataTACAGTCGTTGCAGAGAATTTTGGTATTCATGACTTGTCGTTACTTATTCATCCATGACCtccattattgtcatttaagatggGCTTGATCCTCGGACCTTGTTCCctatgtatagctataaatagtgacttcaacaacTATTGTAAGACACATGAAATCTCTGGCAAAATTTATGCTACATATTAttctcaagctaaataatactttattttctatcTAATATTGTGCTCAACACTGTCTTCGGACGCCTTGTGAATCAGGCTATCTATTGTTTAtttcgatttcaacgctaagtcttgtATTTTCATATAATTTATTTATCAATTTTGGATCAAGTCtgttcacttgtctataaactacgtaacaaattcaactgtaccgttttacggataaacaatttggcgcccaccgtggggcttagacagctgcataattgagttgatccttgtaTATATTAttaacttgtttgattctttgtttcatAGCAAAAATCGAAAAAATGGcagctaatgatgtcaacatcACACACAACGTTGAGGCGCAAGAAAATCTGCCTCTATATGAGAATTCGATCAGTAACACCCGCAACGAGGAGGATGTAGCAACTCCGATCCATGGCAGGAGCTATCCCCGACATGTACAAGAGACAACTCCAGATGACGATGAGGATGAGCATGTTGTAGAAACAGTAAGGATCTTGAGGGAGCAGCAAAAGGCCATCATGGACCATCTCTCAAGGCAAGACCAGGCCATGACGAAACTCAAGCAGGCATTATCAGGAGCCTCCACCAATGAAAATGGAAGGGGCCCTATTCCTCCCAGCACTCCTGCAAATCAAATAGCTCAAAAGGTtgataacaacaccccgaggggtgaGGTCGGCTTCGATAGAGCTGGGGTGGAGGGGGGGATTGGCAACGGATCCGATAACTACAACGACAATGATCCCTTCAAAATCGAACTCATGAGAGTTATGAGGGAAATGAACGAATAGATGGATTAGAACACGAAAGAGTTTCACGCTCGAATAGACCAAATTCCGGGCACACCACCAGTGTCGAAAGGCACAGACTCGAAGAAGTACACACGATTGCCGTTCAAACTGAGCACATCACCAGAATTGATTCCGAAACGGTTCAAAATGCCGGACataccaaagtatgatggaaTTTCGGACTCTCAGGAGCACATCACGACCTATACAACGGTAGTGAAAAGAAACGACTTGGCTCAACATGAGATTGAGTCGGTCctgctaaagaaattcggggaaaccCTCACGAATGGggccttgacatggtattcactccTGCCCGAACATTCGATTGATTTCTTTGAGATGttcgcagattctttcatcaaggcccatgccggggccaggaAGGTCCAGGCTCGGAAGGCGGACATATTCAGAATTTcgcaaggagagtccgagttACTACGTGAGTTTTGATTAGTTTCTAGAAAGAGAGGATGATGTTATCGGCCGTGtcagatgaatgggcagctgaggcATTTACTAAAGGGTTGAACCGGATGCTGAAAGAAAGCTTGCTCGAGTTCCAAGCAACCACATGGGCGATTGTCCATAACCGTTATGAATCAAAGAGAAGGATagaagatgatcagctcgggtTGCCAACATCAACTAAGGGTTGGGATCTAGAAAGGAACAGGGATAAATCAAAAGATGATTTTGATGTGGATCGGGGGTCTTCTAAGGGCCAATTCTTGCCTTACGAAAGGGCCGAAGAATGCGGCAACAAAGGGTTCCGGTCAGCGGATAGGTTTATCCCCGATAGAAAAACTGACCGCGGCCGGAACAACAGGTCGTTGCAGGTCAAAGAGGTATCAAATTCCTGGGATTCCACTTATCCTAGGCTGCCAGAGTATAATTTCAGTGTTAGTGTGGTGGAGCTAGTATCGGCGATGAGAAACATCAAGGAAGTGCGGTTCCCGATGCCAATGATATCCGATCccagccaaagggatcctaatttgtggtggCGAATATTATGGGACTAATGGCCACCAAACTGGGGACTATATTTCGGAACCTTGAGGACTGTTGAATCTGCTGCAACTagtttccttgtacgcgatcgcgaGTTAGGATTCGCGATCATGAAGAACTGTTTGATGAGCTGGTGAAAgtgttctacgtgatcgcgagatgggtcacgcgatcgcgatgtttGGAGAGTCAGTGAATCGCGAACGCGTGTCATTAGTCGCGTCCGCGAAGAAGGAAGAGGAGGCTATAGGTCCATGCATTTTTGTTTATCGCGTTCGCATGAATTGTTCCGCGATTGCGTAGCTTGTAGAGGCAGTGTGTTGCATTCGTGTGTGGAGTTCTGCATTTATGGAGTGTTAACTTGGCAGCCTGTGTATTTGTGCTTCGGGATCGCGAAGCAATTCCCACGATCACGAAAAGAATAACACATGGGCATAATTTAAAGTTCAAAACatgggtttcatctcatttttcataatttggacctagagagctcggtgtgaggcgatatttcaagagtttttcaagaaaatcgttgggggtaagtgattctaacccggattggtctatatttcatgaatctattgctattttcatcatctaattacggatttgagttggaaatttgggaaaaaaattgtgaaaacttcctagACAATATATTAGGGTTTTGAAaggcgaattgaggtcgg from Nicotiana tomentosiformis chromosome 11, ASM39032v3, whole genome shotgun sequence encodes:
- the LOC104088284 gene encoding putative late blight resistance protein homolog R1A-10 → MAYVAVISLAQTLEELVQQKPHWVSSDDETTKMLHSFRVSLKNFQDFLENTSKRRQHCGEVEELDREIRTAVEEVEDVIELKIYKTMKREALSKTLRTLVEKIEALKRGVMGCRFGKSKVLRKTMEEEALHKTLSPLVEKIDVLERNVMGSSFGTNEVQGYVDPTNDELQVEASLLGHSSSRRVAKLNPENIVVGLEDDLMEIKRRLIGTSSNREIVPILGMGGIGKTTLARKAYDDFEVRHRFDIHVWVTVSQQYRIRDLLLDILSRISADPIKQGTNSDQLMDKIYKVLKCRRYLLVMDDIWSCDNIWDIVSRTFPEDENSSRIILTSRINEVAMHADPNCTPYEMHLLNLDESWKLIHDKVFGVDQQFCPPELEEIGKQVAQNCQGLPLALLVVAGHLSKIDRTRKSWEDVSKSVSNILVNESDICLGVLAMSYNYLPYHLRPCFLYIGVFPEDREINITNLINLWISEGFLVNKGLKSLEAVGRDCLNDLVSRNLLMVRSRRWDGECKTFGVHDLVRDLILRVANDEKFLQVSRIQVATNPSANKFHVRRYSYSSRIYDDDDLCESSSSSSTRTLHFFYGLNNDSLLGQFKLLRVLAILDCTFHYFPLVIKKLVHLRYLHIFNCHEYIHSSVSELYNLQTLIFGQYSGLPVEIWKMKILRHLEVKRISYFCVPSSKEGSSFKLQNLEQLSYLNISCCTEKLFSGIPNLKRLKIYGDKGNMTSEKLNSLSCLNKLETLKITCYRGYYERPPQSKFALPTSLKRLTLESTYLPWEDMANIVMLPNLQVLKIKDNGFVDGRWRLNDEMIFNQLKFLLIHKTDLEQWKAGSVNFPELQCLVLKECISLKKIPQDIGEIYTLESIELHNCSTSAENSVKKIQKEQKSMGNDCLTVLVNSRR